A region of the Candidatus Kryptobacter tengchongensis genome:
ATGAGATCACGGTCAATGTTTCAACACTCAAAGGTAAATATGTAACTGAAAAAGCATGGACACAGAAAGTCGTTGCTGATAATTTTGATCAAACGATCTCAAGGGCTTTCTGGGATATATCACAGGCATTTTTAAACCTTCCATTCGGAGATTACAAAATCACCGTTCAAGTGATGGATCTTGACACGAAGCGTGGATTTAAAAAAGAGGGAATTGTAAGCGTTAGGAACTTTGCCAAAAATCCGATAACAATAAGCGATCTGATGATGGTTTCTTCCGTAAAATCTGAAAATGGAATTAGGACAATAATTCCAAATGTTTCAAACACCGTCACTTCAGCTGAGAACAAAAACTTTTATCTGTTTTTTGAAGTTTACAACAATACCGATGTCTCAGATTCAATCAATATAACTTACAAAATTACCAAGATAAAAAAACGCAAAAAAGAGCAATTAACAGTTCACAATGGGACGACGAGTGAGTTTATAAAGCCGGGCAAAAATTCCATTATACTTGAAATCAAAGAGCCACAACTTGGTTTTGGGGATTATACTATTTTCGTTGAAGTTAGAATGTCCTCAAATCGTGACTATTACTCCGTTGCTCAATGTGGATTTATAGTGAGATGGCATGAAATTCCAGAATTAATAACCGACCTTGATAAAGCAATTGAACAACTTGTCTATATTGCAAAGCCAGAGGAATTGAACTACATTAAATCAGCTCAAGATGAAATTGAAAAAGAGAAAAGGTTTCTTGAATTCTGGCGGAAGAAAGACCCAACCCCAAATACGCTAAAAAATGAGCTTATGGAGGAATATTACGGCAGGGTTAAATATGCAAACGAGCATTTTGGACATTACATTGAGGGTTGGAAAACAGACATGGGAATGGTTTATATAATCTTTGGACCCCCAAGTAGTGTTGATAGACATCCATTTGATATTGACAGCAAACCATATGAAATATGGTATTACTATGAGATTAATAGAAGATTTATCTTTCTTGACGAGACGGGTTTTGGTGACTACCGACTGATAACTCCGCTTTGGGATGAATGGACAAGAAATATCTGGCGTTAATCAAAAAATGTCCATATAACTCCAAATCTTAAGCTTCTATCCTGCATTGGATAGAACGCCGTGGTCATATATCTTGCGTTTGTGATGTTGGCAAATGTCAGGAATATAACTGCATTTTTAACCCTTCCGCTTATGAATAGATCAATCGTTGTAAATTTTCTCATTTCATATCTGCTTTCAACAAATAAAAGCGATGAATTTATAAATCTGAAAGAGTTAAATTTATCAGATGCCCTTGCCCTTGCTCCCAACTTCACAATTAAGGTTCGGGTCAATTTACCCTCAAAGTAAAACTCCGCCTTTAAAAGATATTTAGGATAAGGTTTAGGTATCTTGTTAAGAATCAAAGATGAATTCAAATCCAAATTAAGCTTCCATAGTTTAAAACTAAAATTTGCTTCGCCGAATGTTCGTTTGATGTAAGTTCTGTAAGATATTGAATCGCAAAAAACAAGAAAATCAAAAACTCTCCTGTTTTGAATTTTGATATCAAGTGAAAAATTTCCTCCCTTTACTTTTAAACCCGCCTCATAAACTTGATGTTTCTCAAAATCAGAAGAACCACTTATAAACTGCTCAAACAAAGTTGGAATCCTGTGCGAATGTGAAAAGCCAGCGTAGGGCTTGAGATTTTTTAAATTCATTTCAACACCAAGTCCATAATTTAAACTCATTTCGCCAGAAAGATTTTCAACTCTAACAAATGGATAAATGTTAAAATAGCCGATACTAAACCTTGAGTTTAAAAATGCAGAGAAAGATGAAATTGACTTTGAACCAGATGGGATATAACCAGTTGCAAGTGTGTCGTTCAATAGTGAGATTTTTAAATTATTCTTTTGAATTTCAAACCCCATATTCATTTCGGCAGAAGAGATAGATGTTTTAAAGTTTAATCTCAATCCGTAAAAGTTTGAGTTTCTTTCGTTTGGGTCTTTCCTAAGCGTAAGTTTATCGGTTTGGAATGTGTGATAAAGTATAAAATCAATCACACTGATTGAATTAACTTGAAAAAGCGATGAGATCGTCAAATCGTTTCGCTTTGATAACAAAGATGAAGCTTCTTCAATGACCGATGCAACCCTTTCGTTATAGATTATGTTTTCAGCACTTGGTGATACTCTCATCGTATCAATTCCGCCGTTCAATCCAGTTTTCGCCGTTGTATAAATGTTAAGAAGTGATATCTTCAGGTTTTTCAAAGGAATCCAGAACGAGTTTATAAAAAAATTCCATGCGTCATGTTGGGAATTTGTAAATCTGCCTGCCGAGACGCTTCTGCGAAATCCAAAAGTTAAATTCAAATTTTTATGAAAGTTATGCGTGAAACTTACATCCGTTGCAATGAAATCGTAGGCATCTTCAATATAGCGAACCCTTGTAATTGGTCTTTGAGTGAAGATATTTTTAAAAATGAAGTTTGAGGCGGAAGAATTTGAATTCTGGAAAATTGGCGATGAAAAATTATAAAGCATTTCAATTTTATAAATGTTATCAAGAGGAAGCATGTGAAAAAGTTGGTATGGGTAGATATAACCGTTAAGGCTTCTGCCGTTGAGGAAGAAATTTGATGAACGCATGTCAATGAAGTTAAAATTTAAATTCACAGGTTTCCCATTTTCCCCAAGTTCGTTTGAAGGAGAATTTAAAATTAAATTGAAAATATCCCATGCAAATTTATAATCGTATGTTTCAAGTTGCTTAAAGTGAAGTTCAGTTTTCCCGAAGGAAAGATTAAATTCAGCAATTGGATAAAAATTGATCGTATCTTGTTTTGATTGAGCCAAAAGATGAAGATTTACAAGCAGAAATAGAAGCGTGAGGGTTTTCATCTTGTGAGATTTATTGATTTTTGAGGGTAAATTTATAAAACCGCGTTAAATTTTTCAATTTTGAAAATTCGGGCAATTGCAACCCCTTAAATTCGTTGTTTATTTCAGTTCAAATTTTTATATTTATCAACGAGTTTAAAAAATAAAATTTTTGCGAGATGACTTTACAAGCACTTGTTTTTTTTGTTCTCGCTTTTGTTTCAATTGCTTCTGCAATTTTGATGATAACCCGAGCTAACCCCGTAAAAAGTGCAATTTTTTTAATCATCAATTTCTTATCCCTTTCAATTTTATATCTAACTTTAAATGCCCAATTCATAGCGATCATTCAAGTCCTCGTGTATGCCGGGGCGATAATGGTTTTGTTTGTGTTCGTAATAATGTTGCTGAATCTTCAAGATGAGAAAAGGTTAAGTGATAAGTTTGATATAAAAAGATTAATTGCTTTTATTTTTGTTTTGCTTGTCTTTGTTAAAATTGCACTTGGGCTTGTGAGTTCCACAAGTGGAAGATTTCTTAAACAGGCTGAGAACTCTCTTGAACTTGGGAAAATTGAATTTATCGGTGAAAAACTTTTTACAAACTATATCCTGCCGTTTGAGATAACTTCGTTGATTTTAGTCGTTGCCATAGTTGGCGCAATAACCCTCGCTAAAAGAAAATTTGAATGAGTTGATATGTTGATTGCGATATCGGATTTAACTGGAATCAAAACAAAATTTTATCCAAAGTTATGATACCTCTATCGTGGTATTTATTTTTGAGTTTAATTCTTTTTACAATTGGCGTTCTCGGCGTTCTGATAAGAAGGAATGCGATCGTCATATTTATGTGCATTGAATTAATGTTAAACTCTGTCAATCTCGCACTTGTTGGGTTTTCAAGCTACATTGGAAATGAGATTGGTCAGATGCTTGTATTTTTTGTCATGGTTGTCGCAGCTGCTGAGGTCTCCGTTGGTCTTGCGATTGTAATTGCAATTTTCAGAAACAGGTTAACCGTAAACATTGACGAGATCAATTTATTAAAATGGTAAATTAAAAAAAGAGGCACCTTAAAAATGCACAGCTATATTGGGCTTTCACTCTTGTTCCCGTTAATTGGTTTTATCATCAATGGGTTATTTGGCTGGAGGATAAAAAATGAGAAAATAATTGGCTGGTTTGGTAGTTTAACAGTTGGCGCATCATTTGTTGTCTCATTTCTTATTTATCTTGAGCTTATAGGTTTGCCATTTTATGAGAGAAAATTTATAGTAGAGTATTTATCTTGGATAAAGACAGGCGGATTGGATGTTTCTTTTTCTTATCTTGTTGATCCGCTTTCAATTTTAATGGCTATGGTTGTAACAGGAGTTGGATTTCTGATTCATGTTTATTCAATTGGGTATATGCACGGGGACAAGGGGTTTGCACGATTTTTCGCTTATCTAAATCTTTTCATCTTCATGATGCTTACGCTTGTTCTTGCGGATAACTATTTACTTATGTTTCTTGGATGGGAAGGTGTTGGTTTATGTTCTTATCTTTTGATCGGATTTTGGTATGATAAACCTTTTGAAAAAATGACAACAAGCGATGCGGGTAGAAAAGCATTCATTGTAAACAGAATTGGCGATTTCGGCTTTTTACTTGGATTGTTCTTAATGTATAAATATTTTGGCAGTTTGAATTTCAACACGGTCTTTTCAATAGCAGATAAACTTCAAGCTGGGGATACAACCGTTTTTTGGATAACATTGCTATTGTTTGTTGGTGCAACTGGTAAGTCAGCTCAAATTCCGCTTTATGTTTGGCTTCCAGATGCAATGGCTGGACCAACGCCAGTTAGTGCCTTAATTCACGCTGCTACTATGGTGACAGCGGGAGTTTATATGATAGCTCGCTCATCTATTTTATACGCGCTTGCTCCAACAACTATGGAAATCGTTGCAATAATTGGAGCTTTGACAGCTGTTTATGCAGCTTCTATGGGTCTTGTTCAAAATGGGATTAAAAAAATCCTTGCTTATTCAACGATAAGTCAGCTTGGTTATATGTTTCTCGCCATGGGAGTTGGGGCATTTTCAGCTGGCATATTTCATTTGATGACACATGCCTTCTTTAAAGCTTTGCTATTCCTTGGCGCTGGTGCAGTGATGCACGCGCTTGATAACGAAGAGGATATTCAAAAGATGGGCGGATTAAAGAAACATCTTCCTATAACTTATAAAACTTTCTTCATAGCTTCGCTTGCTATCTCTGGTATTCCCCCACTTTCTGGATTCTTCAGCAAAGATGAGATACTTTGGGGAGCTTATTCACAAGGTTCATTCTGGCTTTGGCTTCTCGGGGCTATTGGTGCGTTTATGACCGCTTTTTATATGTTCCGCCTTGTCACTCTTGTCTTTGAAACATCACCGAGATATGGAGCAAAGCATCCTCATGAGGCACCAAAAGTTATGACAGTTCCCTTGCTCATACTTGGATTTTTCTCAATAGTTTCTGGATTCGTTGGAATCCCCGAATCTTTCGGTGTTAAAAATTTATTCCATCACTGGCTTGAGCCCGTATTTGAAAATGCGAATGCAAAACTTACATTTGAGTCCATACATTCTCATTCAACAGAATTCTTCCTTATGTTTATCTCTGTGTTAATAGGACTTGGCGGTATATTACTTGCAAGATATCTTTACTTAAATCGCATTGAGACGGTTAGAAAATTAACTCAAAGCTTCTACGGAATTTATAAATTGCTTTACAATAAGTATTATGTTGACGAAATTTATGATTTAGTTGTGGTAAAACCCGTTAAGTGGGGAAGCGAGAAATTGCTGTGGAAATTTTTTGATGTCAAAATTATTGATGGCTTTGTTAATGGAAGTGCAAGACTTACATCAGCGATAAGTTCTGTGATTCGCTTTGTTCAAAATGGCATAGTTCAATTTTACGCTGTAGTTTTCGTGATAGGGATTTTAATTATCCTATGGCTTATCTTCTGAACAAAAAATTAAAGAGAGTGAAAAATGGAGTGGCTTCAAAAACATATTTTAAGTTTGATAATTTTTCTACCACTTCTCGGCGCACTTTTGATTTCGCTTATAAACAACGGAAGGAAAAATCTAATAAAATTTCTTGGCATACTTTTCTCAACCTTAACATTTGTTCTTTCTGTTTATGTTTTTATAAAGTATGAGCCACAAAAGATTGGTTTTCAATTTGTTGAGTTTTATCCGTGGATTAAATCACTTGACATTGCATACAGAGTTGGGATTGATGGAATTTCGCTTTTGCTTTTGGTTTTAACGACATTTTTAACACCTGTTGGACTGCTTTCAACATGGGGCTCGGTTGAGAAAAGAGTTAAAGGATATGTAATTATGTTCCTTTTGCTTGAAACTGGGATGAACGGAGTTTTTTGTGCGATTGATACATTTCTTTTTTATATCTTTTGGGAAGTTATGTTGATACCGATGTATTTTATAATCGGGATATGGGGTGGAGAAAATAGAATTTATGCAGCTGTTAAGTTCGTGATTTATACCATGGTTGGAAGTTTGCTTATGCTTGTTGCAATCATAGCGCTTGGAAATTTTGCCTCACAAATCAATGGACAATTTACGGGCGATTTACAAAAGCTTTATGAAATTGCACCCAAAGTTTCCTTAAACGCCCAAATTTTGATGTTTCTTGCTTTCACATTAAGTTTTGCGATAAAAGTTCCACTTTTCCCCTTTCATACCTGGCTTCCCGATGCCCATGTTGAAGCGCCAACTGCTGGAAGCGTTATTCTTGCTGGTGTCCTTCTAAAGATGGGAACCTATGGAATTTTGAGGTTTTCTATCCCACTGTTTCCTGATGCGACATTTATCTTTTTACCTTACATTGCTACCTTGGCTGTAATTGGAATAATTTACGGTGCCCTTGTTTCATTCGTTCAACCAGATCTTAAAAAACTTGTTGCTTATTCATCTGTAAGCCATCTTGGCTTCGTTGTGCTTGGATTGATGGGATTAACAATTGAAAGCGTTCAAGGCGGTTTGATCCAGATGGTAAATCATGGATTATCAACAGGGGCTTTGTTTATGCTCGTGGGAATGATCTATGATAGGCGTCATACAAGGATGATTGAGGAATTTGGAGGGCTTGCTCGCATAATGCCAATTTATGCAACACTTTTTATGATAGTGGCTCTTTCATCGCTTGGCTTGCCTGGGTTAAATGGCTTCGTTGGCGAATTTCTAATTTTACTTGGTTCTTTTAAGTCAAAGTTCCTGGGCACATCAGCGTTTGCCATTTTTGCTTCAACAGGGGTGATTCTTGCTGCTGTTTATCTTCTCACCGCATATCAGAGAATTTTCTTTGGAAAAGTTACAAAACCTGAGAATGAAAAGATAAAAGATTTAAATCTCCGCGAAGCGATTTCGCTTGTTCTGGTGTTAATTTTTATAGTATGGATTGGTATTTACCCAAATACATTTTTGAAAAAGTCTGAACCAAGTGTGAAGAAAATTGTTGAACAAATGGAAAAATATCGCTCTGGTGTTTTCAGAGCTCAGAGATGAAAATTTTAAAATTAACGGAGCAAACAAAGCAGGCGGAGATATACTTGTTGGATTTTGATTTAGTAATTTTGCTTTAAAATAAAAAGAGAGAACAAGATGAAAAATTTTTTCCTTTCATTTATAATCACAATTGCCCTTTTGCTTGTTAATGTCCCTGACGCATTTGCAATAGAATATGAGATACTCCCTGTTAATCCCGTTATGATTGCACCTTTTATATTGCTTTTGCTTTCAATTGCAGTGATGCCATTCATAAATCGTCATTGGTGGGAGCATAATTATCCTTTTGTTTCATTTGCTCTTGGCGCTGTAACTGTGGTTTATTACTTTTTTATCTTAAAAAATGCTCCACGAATGCTTCACACGGCAATTGAATATTTCAGCTTCATCTCATTGATAGGTTCATTGTTTGTTGTCGCCGGTGGAATTCACATAAGAGTTAAAGGTCGTTCAACTCCAATTGCAAATGTTATACTTCTTGGGATAGGAGCCATCATTTCAAATTTCCTCGGGACAACGGGCGCTTCAATGGTTTTAATAAGACCTTACATAAGGTTGAATAAATATAGAATTTCTGGTTATCATATCGTCTTTTTTATCTTTATTGTTTCAAACATTGGTGGTATGCTGACCCCAATAGGGGATCCACCTCTTTTCCTGGGTTACCTTAAAGGAGTTCCATTTTTCTGGGTGATAACGAGAGTCTGGTATATATGGTTAATAGCTGTTGGTTCTGTGTTATTTGTATTTTATCTTATTGACCGATACAATTATAAAAAGTTACCCGATGTAATGGAAA
Encoded here:
- a CDS encoding NADH dehydrogenase subunit L; translated protein: MHSYIGLSLLFPLIGFIINGLFGWRIKNEKIIGWFGSLTVGASFVVSFLIYLELIGLPFYERKFIVEYLSWIKTGGLDVSFSYLVDPLSILMAMVVTGVGFLIHVYSIGYMHGDKGFARFFAYLNLFIFMMLTLVLADNYLLMFLGWEGVGLCSYLLIGFWYDKPFEKMTTSDAGRKAFIVNRIGDFGFLLGLFLMYKYFGSLNFNTVFSIADKLQAGDTTVFWITLLLFVGATGKSAQIPLYVWLPDAMAGPTPVSALIHAATMVTAGVYMIARSSILYALAPTTMEIVAIIGALTAVYAASMGLVQNGIKKILAYSTISQLGYMFLAMGVGAFSAGIFHLMTHAFFKALLFLGAGAVMHALDNEEDIQKMGGLKKHLPITYKTFFIASLAISGIPPLSGFFSKDEILWGAYSQGSFWLWLLGAIGAFMTAFYMFRLVTLVFETSPRYGAKHPHEAPKVMTVPLLILGFFSIVSGFVGIPESFGVKNLFHHWLEPVFENANAKLTFESIHSHSTEFFLMFISVLIGLGGILLARYLYLNRIETVRKLTQSFYGIYKLLYNKYYVDEIYDLVVVKPVKWGSEKLLWKFFDVKIIDGFVNGSARLTSAISSVIRFVQNGIVQFYAVVFVIGILIILWLIF
- a CDS encoding NADH-quinone oxidoreductase subunit J: MTLQALVFFVLAFVSIASAILMITRANPVKSAIFLIINFLSLSILYLTLNAQFIAIIQVLVYAGAIMVLFVFVIMLLNLQDEKRLSDKFDIKRLIAFIFVLLVFVKIALGLVSSTSGRFLKQAENSLELGKIEFIGEKLFTNYILPFEITSLILVVAIVGAITLAKRKFE
- a CDS encoding GWxTD domain-containing protein; this translates as MKKLVLVLTLLMITSAFAQVETSTPRSYAIPQFYFNALNFAGDMTQGESRVDIYIQVPYEYLQFVKEGDYYVANYEITVNVSTLKGKYVTEKAWTQKVVADNFDQTISRAFWDISQAFLNLPFGDYKITVQVMDLDTKRGFKKEGIVSVRNFAKNPITISDLMMVSSVKSENGIRTIIPNVSNTVTSAENKNFYLFFEVYNNTDVSDSINITYKITKIKKRKKEQLTVHNGTTSEFIKPGKNSIILEIKEPQLGFGDYTIFVEVRMSSNRDYYSVAQCGFIVRWHEIPELITDLDKAIEQLVYIAKPEELNYIKSAQDEIEKEKRFLEFWRKKDPTPNTLKNELMEEYYGRVKYANEHFGHYIEGWKTDMGMVYIIFGPPSSVDRHPFDIDSKPYEIWYYYEINRRFIFLDETGFGDYRLITPLWDEWTRNIWR
- a CDS encoding NADH dehydrogenase subunit M, producing MEWLQKHILSLIIFLPLLGALLISLINNGRKNLIKFLGILFSTLTFVLSVYVFIKYEPQKIGFQFVEFYPWIKSLDIAYRVGIDGISLLLLVLTTFLTPVGLLSTWGSVEKRVKGYVIMFLLLETGMNGVFCAIDTFLFYIFWEVMLIPMYFIIGIWGGENRIYAAVKFVIYTMVGSLLMLVAIIALGNFASQINGQFTGDLQKLYEIAPKVSLNAQILMFLAFTLSFAIKVPLFPFHTWLPDAHVEAPTAGSVILAGVLLKMGTYGILRFSIPLFPDATFIFLPYIATLAVIGIIYGALVSFVQPDLKKLVAYSSVSHLGFVVLGLMGLTIESVQGGLIQMVNHGLSTGALFMLVGMIYDRRHTRMIEEFGGLARIMPIYATLFMIVALSSLGLPGLNGFVGEFLILLGSFKSKFLGTSAFAIFASTGVILAAVYLLTAYQRIFFGKVTKPENEKIKDLNLREAISLVLVLIFIVWIGIYPNTFLKKSEPSVKKIVEQMEKYRSGVFRAQR
- a CDS encoding NADH dehydrogenase subunit K, translating into MIPLSWYLFLSLILFTIGVLGVLIRRNAIVIFMCIELMLNSVNLALVGFSSYIGNEIGQMLVFFVMVVAAAEVSVGLAIVIAIFRNRLTVNIDEINLLKW
- a CDS encoding Putative porin; the protein is MKTLTLLFLLVNLHLLAQSKQDTINFYPIAEFNLSFGKTELHFKQLETYDYKFAWDIFNLILNSPSNELGENGKPVNLNFNFIDMRSSNFFLNGRSLNGYIYPYQLFHMLPLDNIYKIEMLYNFSSPIFQNSNSSASNFIFKNIFTQRPITRVRYIEDAYDFIATDVSFTHNFHKNLNLTFGFRRSVSAGRFTNSQHDAWNFFINSFWIPLKNLKISLLNIYTTAKTGLNGGIDTMRVSPSAENIIYNERVASVIEEASSLLSKRNDLTISSLFQVNSISVIDFILYHTFQTDKLTLRKDPNERNSNFYGLRLNFKTSISSAEMNMGFEIQKNNLKISLLNDTLATGYIPSGSKSISSFSAFLNSRFSIGYFNIYPFVRVENLSGEMSLNYGLGVEMNLKNLKPYAGFSHSHRIPTLFEQFISGSSDFEKHQVYEAGLKVKGGNFSLDIKIQNRRVFDFLVFCDSISYRTYIKRTFGEANFSFKLWKLNLDLNSSLILNKIPKPYPKYLLKAEFYFEGKLTRTLIVKLGARARASDKFNSFRFINSSLLFVESRYEMRKFTTIDLFISGRVKNAVIFLTFANITNARYMTTAFYPMQDRSLRFGVIWTFFD